From the genome of Neisseria sp. oral taxon 014 str. F0314:
CGCCTTAAAATGGGAAACGCAGGACGGTTGCCGGCTAATGCTGTTGCAAGACCAAGATTTTCCTGAAATGCTGACTCAGGGTATTACCGCGCCGCCGGTTTTATTTTTGCGCGGCGACGCAGGGTTACTGCACAAATATTCTGCTGCCATCGTTGGCAGCCGCCATGCCACGCCGCAGGCAATGCGGATTGCCAAGGATTTCGGCAGGGCGTTGAGTGAAAAGGGCATTCCCGTTGTGTCGGGCATGGCGTCGGGCATCGACACTGCCGCCCACCAAGGCGCGTTGCAGGCAGGCGGTGGCACCATTGCCGTCTGGGGAACGGGCATAGACCGCATTTATCCGCCGTCCAATAAAAGCCTTGCCTATGAAATCGCCGAAAAAGGGCTGATTGTCAGCGAGTTTCCGTTGGACACGCGCCCGCTTGCGGGCAACTTCCCGCGCCGCAACCGCCTGATTGCCGCGCTGTCGCAGGTTACGCTGGTGGTCGAGGCTGCGTTGGAATCCGGTTCGCTGATTACCGCCAAGTTGGCGGCGGAAATGGGGCGCGAGGTGATGGCAGTGCCCGGTTCGATAGACAATCCGCACAGCAAAGGCTGCCACAAGCTGATTAAAGACGGTGCGAAACTGGTGGAGTGTCTGGATGACATCGTGCAGGAATGCCCGCAACTGTTGCAAAATTCCCCGTTGCTGCCATATGCTATAAAAAGGGATACAAGTGAAACACGCAAACCGGAGCCGCCGGCAACCGTCGGGAGGCCGTCTGAAAACGTAGGTACGGAGGCGGGGCGGCAGGCAGCCAGCTCCCCGCTGCTGGACGCAATGGGATACGATCCCGTTCATCCCGATACGTTGGCGCAGCAGTTGCAATTTCCCGCCGCCGATGTTTACGCGGAACTGCTGGAGCTGGAACTCGACGGCAAGGTGGCTTCGCTGGCAGGCGGACGTTACCAACGAATCGAAACATAGAAATAAGGAATCGGCATGGCAGAAGTCATTGCTTTTTTAATCGAACATTTTCAGGATTTTGACGCATGTCCCCCGCCGGAGGATTTGGGGCGGTTGCTGGAAGACGCAGGTTTTGACGCAACGGAAATCGGCAATACGCTGATGATGCTGGAAGTGTTGCTCAACAGTTCCGAATTTGCCGCCGAACCGCTCGACAGCCAATCGGTACGCGTTTACAGCAGCGAAGAAACCGACAATCTGCCGCAGGAAGTGATGGGGCTGATGCAGTATTTGGTCAGCGAACGCGCCATTACTTATGAGCAGCGCGAAATCGTCATCCATGCCCTGATGCATATTCCGTCCGAAGAAATTACCGTCGATACGGCAAAAGTGCTGACACTGCTGGTATTGTGGGCGCACAAGAGCGAGCTGCCGGTATTAATCGGCGATGACTTGATGGCCGCTTTAAACGGCAAGGCCGTTATGCATTAATACTTTTCAGACGGCCTTTTGCTTTTAAGAGGCCGTCTGAAACATAAAATCCAATACATTAAAAGAGAACAGACAATGGCGAAAAACCTTTTAATCGTCGAATCACCGTCCAAAGCCAAAACCCTGAAAAAATACCTTGGCGGCGATTTCGAAATCCTGGCCTCCTACGGCCACGTCCGCGACCTTATCCCCAAAAACGGTGCCGTCGATCCAGAACACGACTTCGCCATGAAATACGAGCTGATCAAACGCAACGCCAAACACGTCGATGCGATTGTCGCCGGAGCCAAAGAAGCCGAAAACATCTACCTCGCAACCGACCCGGATAGGGAAGGCGAAGCCATCTCATGGCATCTTTATGAAATCCTCAAAACCAAACGCGGCCTGAAAAACATCAAGCCGCAGCGTGTCGTGTTCCACGAAATTACCAAAAACGCCGTCCTCGACGCCGTCGCCAACCCGCGCGAAATCGAAATGGACTTGGTCGATGCGCAACAAGCCCGCCGCGCGTTGGATTATTTGGTCGGTTTCAACCTCTCGCCGTTGTTGTGGAAAAAAATCCGCCGCGGTTTGAGTGCAGGCCGTGTGCAAAGTCCCGCTTTGCGCCTGATTTGCGA
Proteins encoded in this window:
- the dprA gene encoding DNA-processing protein DprA, giving the protein MNETERFAWLQLAFTPYVGAESFLILLQYFGSAQAALDAPAEKIAALVRHKQAAEAWRNVEKRHLAQKSAEAALKWETQDGCRLMLLQDQDFPEMLTQGITAPPVLFLRGDAGLLHKYSAAIVGSRHATPQAMRIAKDFGRALSEKGIPVVSGMASGIDTAAHQGALQAGGGTIAVWGTGIDRIYPPSNKSLAYEIAEKGLIVSEFPLDTRPLAGNFPRRNRLIAALSQVTLVVEAALESGSLITAKLAAEMGREVMAVPGSIDNPHSKGCHKLIKDGAKLVECLDDIVQECPQLLQNSPLLPYAIKRDTSETRKPEPPATVGRPSENVGTEAGRQAASSPLLDAMGYDPVHPDTLAQQLQFPAADVYAELLELELDGKVASLAGGRYQRIET
- a CDS encoding DUF494 family protein; translated protein: MAEVIAFLIEHFQDFDACPPPEDLGRLLEDAGFDATEIGNTLMMLEVLLNSSEFAAEPLDSQSVRVYSSEETDNLPQEVMGLMQYLVSERAITYEQREIVIHALMHIPSEEITVDTAKVLTLLVLWAHKSELPVLIGDDLMAALNGKAVMH